A single window of Engraulis encrasicolus isolate BLACKSEA-1 chromosome 20, IST_EnEncr_1.0, whole genome shotgun sequence DNA harbors:
- the LOC134435877 gene encoding uncharacterized protein LOC134435877, with translation MDTDDTYDWKGNMNPIYALIHTNSLEAENKLVAFQREVEALRREQENTLTEMEKESTLDDRFLGELKDQDIEICKLQDYVNQLQKENSEAKMLLEEQEKKHNITMDAFKQELHANSLDAVNQLAAIQREVEALQNELEYTVAEMEKKQRCLDEFMDKDLEVGKLQDYVHQLQRENREAKMLLAKQEKNHTITVDAIKQETNNKLVATQRQVEALKRELANTVIEMDEKER, from the exons ATGGATACCGACGATACGTACGATTGGAAGGGGAACATGAATCCCATTTATGCG CTAATACACACCAACAGCCTTGAAGCTGAAAACAAATTGGTGGCTTTTCAGAGAGAGGTTGAGGCCCTTAGGCGGGAACAGGAGAACACTCTGActgaaatggagaaagagag cACATTGGACGACag GTTTCTTGGTGAGCTGAAGGACCAAGATATTGAGATCTGCAAGCTGCAGGATTATGTTAATCAGCTGCAAAAAGAGAACAGCGAAGCTAAGATGCTTCTAGAAGAGCAGGAGAAAAAACATAATATCACCATGGATGCTTTCAAGCAGGAG CTACATGCTAACAGCCTTGACGCTGTCAACCAATTGGCGGCTATTCAGAGAGAGGTTGAGGCCCTTCAGAACGAACTAGAATACACTGTTGCTGAGATGGAGAAAAAGCAGAG ATGCCTTGATGAGTTCATGGACAAAGACCTTGAGGTCGGCAAGCTGCAGGATTATGTGCATCAGCTGCAGCGAGAGAACAGGGAGGCCAAGATGCTTTTGGCCAAGCAGGAGAAAAATCACACAATCACTGTGGATGCGATCAAGCAGGAG ACCAACAACAAATTGGTGGCTACGCAGAGACAAGTTGAGGCCCTTAAGAGGGAACTTGCAAACACTGTGATAGAAATGGATGAAAAGGAGAGGTAA
- the LOC134436008 gene encoding uncharacterized protein LOC134436008, whose amino-acid sequence MHGVKEKVEFLNKKIEERKADKKQQANQDDLQDIAEAQEKLLHNRAEERFTAHLKSSDLEMDNLKDELEKLKTELNLKNQQVELLTKKLEENKADKKQQANQDGYQDYKDIAEAQQRLLQERAEEVSGIHELMNHNVDRLQSAEEKLVLADKKLLAALSKAEALEKELMQTRKDASQQRRCLNELKDKDLQVCELQDCVKKLKQQKNFAEELLDDKKRHHRISMDAINGKVAFSRSLRDCVELLTKKLEENKADKKQQANQDGLLDYKDIAEAQQRLLQERAEEVSGIHELMNHNVARLQSAEEKLVLADKKLLAALSKAEALEKEFMQTQKEASQQRSKYHDQIYKLRDKLSDTKDQQKRAIEWRDDQIKDLQRQASFLTRKLEKLTETTEMMDKVNTELLREKRQFYRNLNGDFLV is encoded by the exons ATGCATGGTGTCAAGGAGAAG GTGGAGTTTCTAAATAAGAAAATTGAAGAGCGCAAGGCTGATAAGAAGCAACAGGCAAACCAGGACGATCTCCAAGATATTGCAGAG GCCCAGGAGAAATTGTTGCACAACAGGGCTGAAGAACGCTTCACTGCCCACCTGAAGTCCTCGGATCTGGAGATGGACAATCTAAAAGATGAACTAGAAAAACTCAAGACTGAACTCAATCTCAAAAATCAACAG GTGGAGCTTCTGACCAAGAAACTCGAAGAGAACAAGGCTGATAAAAAGCAGCAGGCAAACCAGGACGGATATCAGGATTACAAAGATATTGCCGAG GCCCAGCAGAGACTGTTGCAGGAGAGAGCTGAAGAGGTTTCAGGGATACATGAGCTGATGAACCACAACGTTGACCGTCTGCAGAGTGCTGAAGAAAAGTTGGTACTCGCTGACAAAAAATTGTTAGCAGCTCTGAGCAAGGCTGAGGCCCTAGAGAAGGAACTCATGCAGACTCGAAAGGACGCAAGCCAACAGCGGAG GTGCCTCAATGAGCTCAAAGACAAAGACCTTCAGGTCTGCGAGCTGCAGGATTGTGTCAAGAAACTGAAACAACAGAAGAACTTTGCTGAGGAACTTCTTGATGATAAAAAGAGACACCACAGGATTTCCATGGATGCCATAAATGGGAAGGTGGCTTTTAGCAGGTCTCTTAGagactgt GTGGAGCTTCTGACCAAGAAACTTGAAGAGAACAAGGCTGATAAAAAGCAGCAGGCAAACCAGGACGGTCTCCTTGATTACAAAGATATTGCCGAG GCCCAGCAGAGACTGTTGCAGGAGAGAGCTGAAGAGGTTTCAGGGATCCATGAGCTGATGAACCACAACGTTGCCCGTCTGCAGAGTGCTGAAGAAAAGTTGGTACTCGCTGACAAAAAATTGTTAGCAGCTCTAAGCAAGGCTGAGGCCCTAGAGAAGGAATTCATGCAGACTCAAAAGGAAGCAAGCCAACAGCGGAG CAAGTACCATGACCAAATCTACAAGCTCAGGGACAAGCTTAGTGATACCAAGGACCAACAAAAAAGAGCCATTGAATGGCGTGATGATCAAATCAAAGACCTGCAGAGGCAAGCATCTTTTCTTACAAGGAAATTGGAGAAG ctaacagagaCGACAGAGATGATGGATAAGGTCAACACTGAGCTGCTGAGGGAGAAACGCCAGTTCTACCGCAATCTGAATGGAGATTTCCTAGTTTGA